A single window of Pectobacterium parmentieri DNA harbors:
- a CDS encoding replication endonuclease, producing MNHTHRGRSAPTPPPPFPGSTRDTFVGAYSWNAPRPAIVPEERQLTREEWTQGQAVLAKINQQPHFLREICLNRYVYLKKNKGQLSANRFLVNSFMQRMWPRIEAINARHAMNRNASERFLSESDAYQTLSGMNDKALGRLAARISGQIFSAYEELSDAMKAERGGQPDALFTDAVQAELFGHVASMARAFNITPLFWKNYRKGTLDIRKAIASVSRLINEEWWTRQLKAQRTRWREALMIAVGQVSKKASPYASKMAIRDVLARRLANMDYLKNCELENVATGERIDLIDKVMASISNPEIRRMELMSTIAGIERYASEQRDVGMFITITTPSKYHPTRTIGKRDNEKVQFNRKWDKEAFTPKDGQRYLVKIWGKMRTAFKDNDLKVYGMRVVEPHHDGTPHWHMMLFCKRAHRQSVIDIMRRYALKEDGDERGAATYRFECKHLNKGGAAGYIAKYIAKNIDGYALDGEIDKDTGKPLRDMAVAVTAWASTWRIPQFKPIGIPTMGAYRECRSGTLRSVNLTDQFDEQVEAVRCAADAGDFSAYMAAQGGANVSRELQTVRVARRVSDKLNEYDEEVQKVVGIFAPHLGAGHVFETRTTEWRIVSKAVDLDPLTLKSAPGAPRSPVNNCGLGSQRSGENVKTQAENSGIATTSETDNTPIDWNDDAAVRALGMRLREQSARKNHKQRDFNPNTLRDPSPSARLTGEERERIPRIQRDLFQRGITTQRWELEALARGAKMKIDGELISYPTADEWPGFSEHFQE from the coding sequence ATGAATCATACCCATCGGGGGCGCTCCGCTCCCACCCCACCGCCACCTTTCCCCGGCAGCACCCGCGATACGTTCGTGGGTGCGTATTCATGGAACGCCCCACGCCCGGCAATCGTACCGGAAGAAAGACAGCTTACCCGTGAGGAATGGACTCAGGGGCAAGCCGTTTTAGCGAAAATTAACCAGCAACCGCATTTCCTGCGTGAAATCTGCCTGAATCGCTATGTTTACCTGAAAAAGAATAAAGGCCAGCTAAGCGCGAATCGTTTTCTGGTTAACAGCTTTATGCAGCGCATGTGGCCGCGTATCGAGGCGATCAATGCCCGCCACGCTATGAATCGCAATGCTTCCGAGCGTTTCCTGTCTGAATCTGACGCCTATCAAACATTGTCCGGCATGAATGACAAGGCGCTGGGGCGTCTGGCTGCGCGCATTTCCGGCCAGATATTTTCGGCGTATGAAGAATTGAGCGATGCCATGAAAGCGGAGCGCGGCGGCCAGCCTGATGCGCTCTTTACCGATGCGGTACAGGCCGAACTTTTCGGCCATGTTGCCAGCATGGCGCGTGCGTTCAATATCACCCCTCTTTTCTGGAAGAACTACCGCAAAGGCACGCTGGATATACGCAAGGCAATAGCCAGCGTGTCTCGCCTGATTAATGAGGAATGGTGGACTCGCCAGCTTAAAGCCCAGCGCACCCGCTGGCGTGAAGCGCTGATGATTGCCGTCGGTCAGGTCAGTAAAAAAGCGTCACCGTATGCCAGCAAGATGGCGATCCGCGATGTGCTGGCGCGTCGCCTCGCTAACATGGATTACCTGAAAAACTGTGAGCTGGAGAACGTCGCAACAGGTGAGCGTATCGACCTGATCGACAAGGTGATGGCGAGTATTTCTAACCCAGAAATTCGGCGTATGGAGCTGATGAGCACTATCGCCGGGATTGAGCGTTACGCCAGCGAGCAACGAGACGTCGGGATGTTTATCACCATAACTACCCCGTCAAAATATCACCCGACTCGCACTATTGGTAAGCGCGACAACGAGAAAGTCCAGTTTAATAGGAAATGGGACAAGGAAGCATTTACGCCCAAAGACGGCCAGCGCTATCTGGTCAAGATATGGGGCAAGATGCGCACCGCGTTTAAAGATAATGACCTGAAGGTGTACGGGATGCGCGTTGTCGAGCCGCATCACGACGGGACACCGCACTGGCACATGATGCTGTTTTGCAAGCGCGCACATCGCCAATCGGTGATCGATATTATGCGCCGCTATGCCCTGAAAGAAGACGGCGACGAACGCGGCGCAGCAACTTACCGCTTTGAATGTAAACATCTCAATAAAGGTGGTGCCGCTGGCTATATCGCTAAGTACATTGCCAAAAATATTGACGGCTACGCGCTTGACGGTGAGATCGATAAAGACACAGGAAAGCCGCTGCGTGATATGGCGGTAGCCGTTACCGCGTGGGCGTCAACGTGGCGTATCCCTCAATTTAAACCTATCGGTATCCCCACGATGGGCGCTTACCGCGAATGCCGTAGCGGCACGTTACGCAGTGTCAATCTTACTGACCAGTTCGATGAACAAGTCGAAGCGGTTCGCTGTGCTGCTGATGCTGGCGATTTTTCCGCATACATGGCCGCACAGGGCGGCGCGAATGTTTCCCGCGAACTGCAAACGGTACGTGTTGCACGCCGGGTATCGGACAAGCTCAACGAGTATGACGAAGAGGTGCAAAAGGTGGTCGGGATTTTTGCCCCGCATTTGGGCGCGGGTCATGTTTTTGAAACCCGGACAACCGAATGGCGCATCGTTTCTAAAGCCGTTGACCTTGATCCTTTGACTTTAAAAAGCGCCCCCGGCGCGCCTCGGAGTCCTGTCAATAACTGTGGGTTGGGTTCTCAACGGTCAGGCGAAAATGTCAAAACGCAGGCCGAAAACAGCGGCATAGCGACGACATCAGAAACCGATAACACACCGATTGACTGGAATGACGACGCGGCTGTGAGGGCGCTAGGAATGCGTCTACGTGAGCAATCCGCCAGGAAGAATCATAAGCAACGCGACTTTAACCCCAATACCCTCCGAGATCCGTCACCGTCGGCCAGATTAACGGGCGAAGAACGGGAGCGGATACCTCGCATTCAGCGTGATTTATTCCAGCGCGGTATCACCACTCAACGTTGGGAGCTGGAAGCGCTGGCGCGTGGGGCAAAAATGAAAATTGACGGTGAGCTTATTTCATACCCGACGGCTGATGAATGGCCGGGGTTTAGTGAGCATTTCCAGGAATAG
- a CDS encoding STM2901 family protein — protein MDTIEEIGGTYFYGGLTNLSAGELFFWIMIDVTAEHFTGAKDVIAAAAVYSGQNNIHVSGKFANATPGTSLASKYSRKLLKGYQLPVRLPTFVSAPQNPFKIKKIMTLKLSTFVGRTIPVIGWLVLAVDVSLIGYEATTRYNRIASKEDRLW, from the coding sequence GTGGATACGATTGAAGAGATTGGCGGTACTTATTTCTATGGCGGCCTGACAAATCTTTCAGCCGGAGAACTCTTTTTTTGGATCATGATCGATGTCACCGCAGAGCATTTTACGGGTGCGAAAGATGTCATTGCTGCGGCTGCTGTCTATTCGGGGCAGAACAATATTCATGTTTCAGGTAAGTTTGCGAACGCCACGCCCGGCACCTCCTTAGCGTCAAAATACTCAAGAAAACTGCTGAAAGGCTATCAATTACCGGTCAGACTTCCCACCTTTGTCAGTGCTCCCCAGAACCCATTTAAAATAAAAAAAATAATGACTTTGAAGCTATCCACTTTTGTGGGGCGAACTATTCCTGTCATCGGCTGGCTTGTGCTTGCTGTAGATGTGTCGCTGATAGGGTATGAGGCTACAACCCGGTATAATCGTATCGCAAGCAAGGAGGATAGATTGTGGTAA
- a CDS encoding DUF1493 family protein, with the protein MVNQGQDVEKEVFKLVETYNGRSLFSRKRFELRHDTDLNEDFRMAPEDAYELMESYVDKFDINPKTIHFERYFPESFSDPHDPLTIQLLIDSANAGRWLGK; encoded by the coding sequence GTGGTAAACCAAGGCCAAGATGTAGAAAAGGAAGTTTTTAAACTGGTTGAGACTTATAACGGTAGAAGTCTTTTTTCACGAAAACGTTTTGAATTAAGACATGATACCGATCTTAACGAAGATTTTCGCATGGCCCCTGAGGATGCCTATGAGCTAATGGAAAGCTACGTTGATAAATTCGACATAAACCCGAAAACGATACATTTTGAGCGTTATTTTCCAGAAAGTTTCTCCGACCCTCATGACCCGCTTACTATTCAACTTCTCATTGATTCTGCGAATGCTGGCCGCTGGCTTGGAAAATAG
- a CDS encoding phage portal protein — MKKRKYRKSQSAPVSQAQPIEAFTFGEPSAVLDRRDILDYAECIHNGKWIEPPINFSGLAKSLRAAVHHSSPIYVKRNILVSTFIPNPLLSQQDFSRFVLDYLVFGNAFLEKRLNRTGGILRLDSSPAKYTRRGVEEDVYWFVQSFKEPHRFEPGSVFHLLEPDINQEMYGLPEYISSLNSAWLNESATLFRRKYYQNGAHAGYIMYVTDAAQSGTDVDKLRAAMNGTKGLGNFKNLFFYAPNGKPDGIKIVPLSEVATKDDFFNIKNASRDDLLSAHRVPPQMMGIIPNNTGGFGDVEKASQVFVRNELTPLQERMKEVNNYVGEQVISFKPYSLEIADK, encoded by the coding sequence ATGAAAAAGCGTAAATATCGCAAATCCCAATCAGCGCCCGTCAGCCAGGCACAACCGATAGAGGCTTTCACTTTTGGTGAACCGTCCGCCGTTCTGGATCGCCGCGACATTCTGGACTATGCCGAGTGCATCCATAACGGCAAGTGGATTGAGCCGCCGATCAACTTTAGCGGGCTGGCTAAAAGCCTGCGCGCCGCAGTACACCATAGCTCACCTATCTACGTGAAACGTAACATTCTGGTGAGCACGTTTATTCCGAACCCGCTATTGAGTCAGCAGGATTTCAGCCGCTTTGTGCTGGATTATCTGGTGTTTGGGAATGCGTTTCTTGAAAAGCGCCTGAACCGCACAGGCGGCATCCTGCGCTTAGATTCCAGCCCGGCAAAATACACCCGGCGCGGAGTAGAAGAGGATGTTTATTGGTTCGTGCAGTCATTCAAAGAGCCGCACCGCTTTGAACCGGGTAGCGTGTTCCATTTGCTGGAGCCGGATATCAATCAGGAAATGTACGGCCTGCCGGAATATATCAGCTCGTTGAACTCGGCATGGCTGAATGAGTCTGCGACGCTGTTCCGGCGCAAGTATTACCAGAATGGCGCACACGCGGGTTACATCATGTACGTGACCGATGCGGCACAAAGCGGTACTGACGTGGACAAGTTGCGCGCCGCGATGAACGGCACTAAAGGGCTGGGGAATTTTAAGAACCTGTTTTTCTACGCACCCAACGGCAAGCCGGACGGCATAAAGATTGTGCCGCTCAGTGAGGTTGCTACGAAAGACGACTTCTTTAACATCAAGAACGCCAGCCGTGACGACCTGCTCAGCGCACACCGCGTACCACCGCAGATGATGGGGATTATCCCGAATAATACGGGCGGTTTTGGGGATGTGGAAAAGGCGAGTCAGGTTTTTGTCAGGAACGAGCTGACGCCGCTACAGGAACGGATGAAGGAAGTTAATAACTACGTCGGTGAACAGGTTATCTCTTTCAAACCATACTCACTGGAAATCGCGGATAAATAA
- a CDS encoding terminase ATPase subunit family protein, with product MNTAIDTTIISDPRRQAALLYWQGFSVRQIGEMLNQKTPTVQSWKQRDGWDAIAPVSRVEASLEARLIQLIMKTKKEGHDYKEIDLLGRQIERLARVNRYSQTGNEADLNPNVRNRNKGDRKAPEKNHFSESAIEKLNDIFLSEIFEYQRGWHQAGLQHRIRNILKSRQIGATFYFAREALIDALTTGRNQIFLSASKAQAHVFKNYIIDFARLVDVDLKGDPMVLPNGARLFFLGTNIRTAQSYTGNLYLDEYFWIPKFQELRKVASGMSLHKKWRSTYFSTPSSLAHSAYPFWSGELFNKGRSNKADHLHLDLSHANLSGGVLCGDGQWRQIVTVEDALSGGCNLFDLDQLTLEYSPAEYQNLLMCEFVDDKASVFPFEELQRCMVDALEEWEDFNPYALRPFAYKPVWIGYDPSHTGDSAGCVVLAPPQAPGGKFRILERFQWKGMDFAAQAEAIKLLTEKYIVEYIGIDATGIGQGVYQLVRGFFPAAREIKYSPEIKTAMVLKAKDTITSGRLEYDTSHTDITQSFMAIRKTMTASGNRTTYEASRSEEISHADVAWATMHALLNEPLTAINGHVPVSILDFNE from the coding sequence ATGAATACAGCCATCGATACCACCATCATCAGCGACCCACGGCGACAAGCGGCCTTGCTTTACTGGCAGGGCTTCTCGGTACGTCAGATTGGGGAAATGCTGAACCAGAAAACGCCGACAGTTCAGAGCTGGAAGCAGCGCGACGGCTGGGACGCTATCGCCCCGGTATCGCGTGTTGAAGCCAGCCTTGAGGCGCGGTTGATTCAGCTCATCATGAAGACGAAAAAGGAGGGGCATGACTACAAAGAGATTGACCTGTTAGGCCGTCAGATTGAGCGGCTGGCGCGGGTGAACCGCTACAGCCAGACGGGTAACGAGGCCGATCTCAATCCCAACGTTCGCAACCGCAACAAGGGCGACCGCAAAGCGCCAGAAAAGAACCACTTCAGCGAGTCGGCTATCGAGAAGCTGAACGACATTTTCCTGAGTGAGATTTTCGAGTACCAGCGCGGCTGGCATCAGGCCGGGCTACAGCACCGTATCCGCAATATACTGAAATCGCGCCAGATTGGGGCGACGTTCTATTTTGCGCGGGAAGCGCTGATTGATGCGCTGACTACCGGGCGCAATCAGATTTTTCTGTCAGCGAGTAAGGCGCAGGCACACGTCTTTAAAAACTACATCATCGATTTTGCCCGGCTGGTTGACGTTGACCTGAAAGGTGACCCGATGGTACTCCCCAACGGGGCGCGCCTGTTCTTCCTCGGCACCAATATCCGCACCGCGCAGAGCTACACCGGAAATCTGTACCTGGATGAATATTTTTGGATACCCAAGTTTCAGGAACTGCGCAAAGTCGCCAGCGGCATGTCGTTGCACAAAAAGTGGCGCAGCACGTACTTTTCAACGCCATCGAGTCTGGCACACAGCGCTTATCCGTTCTGGTCGGGTGAGCTGTTCAACAAGGGGCGCAGCAATAAGGCCGATCACCTCCATCTGGATTTAAGCCACGCGAATTTGTCCGGCGGCGTGCTGTGCGGTGACGGCCAGTGGCGGCAGATTGTGACGGTAGAAGATGCGTTGTCCGGGGGCTGTAACCTGTTCGACCTCGACCAGCTCACGCTGGAATACAGCCCGGCAGAGTATCAAAACCTGCTGATGTGCGAGTTTGTCGATGATAAGGCGTCGGTGTTCCCGTTTGAGGAGTTACAGCGCTGCATGGTCGATGCGCTGGAAGAATGGGAGGATTTTAACCCCTACGCGCTGCGCCCGTTTGCCTATAAGCCCGTTTGGATTGGTTACGACCCGTCACACACGGGCGACAGCGCGGGCTGTGTGGTACTGGCACCGCCGCAGGCACCGGGCGGTAAGTTCCGCATTCTGGAGCGCTTCCAGTGGAAGGGCATGGATTTTGCCGCACAGGCCGAGGCTATCAAGCTGCTGACGGAAAAATATATCGTCGAATACATCGGCATTGATGCCACGGGCATCGGTCAGGGCGTTTACCAGCTTGTGCGCGGCTTCTTCCCCGCAGCACGCGAAATCAAATACTCACCAGAAATCAAAACCGCGATGGTGCTGAAAGCCAAAGACACGATCACCAGCGGGCGGCTGGAGTACGACACCAGCCACACCGACATCACCCAATCGTTTATGGCCATCCGTAAAACCATGACGGCCAGCGGTAACCGCACCACCTATGAAGCCAGCCGCAGCGAAGAAATCAGCCACGCCGATGTGGCATGGGCAACCATGCACGCGCTGTTAAACGAACCCCTGACCGCGATTAACGGTCATGTCCCTGTCAGCATTTTGGATTTTAACGAATGA
- a CDS encoding GPO family capsid scaffolding protein, whose amino-acid sequence MAKKVSKFFRVGVEGDTCDGRVIDANDIQNMAETFDPRVYGCRINLEHLKGLLPDSPFRRYGDVVELKSETIDDDSAISGKLALFAKITPTDELVAMNEARQKIYTSMEIQPNFANTGKAYLVGLAVTDDPASLGTEMLEFSAKAKLNPLATRKFSPENLFSVATEVTLEFEDLPDVEPTLLSRITALFGRKQSSDDARFNDVHEAVAEVAGQVQTNADSVEQRFTQLEQRQQQDIATLTQKLSASEQQLTDLKATLDGTESLSQTRRPAATGGDGEATLLTNC is encoded by the coding sequence ATGGCAAAGAAAGTTTCTAAGTTTTTCCGCGTCGGTGTTGAAGGTGACACCTGCGACGGTCGCGTGATTGACGCGAATGACATTCAAAACATGGCGGAGACGTTTGATCCGCGTGTCTATGGTTGCCGCATCAACCTTGAACACCTGAAAGGTTTGTTGCCTGACAGCCCGTTTCGCCGCTATGGCGATGTAGTCGAACTGAAATCAGAGACGATTGATGATGATTCGGCTATCAGTGGCAAGCTGGCATTGTTCGCCAAAATCACCCCGACAGATGAACTGGTGGCAATGAATGAAGCCAGACAGAAAATCTATACCTCTATGGAGATCCAGCCCAACTTTGCCAACACAGGCAAAGCCTATCTGGTCGGTCTGGCGGTCACCGATGACCCGGCCAGCCTCGGCACGGAAATGCTGGAATTCAGCGCAAAGGCAAAACTCAACCCACTAGCAACCCGCAAATTCTCCCCGGAAAACCTCTTTTCTGTCGCCACCGAAGTGACGCTGGAGTTTGAAGACCTGCCGGACGTGGAGCCGACGCTGTTGTCTCGCATCACCGCCCTGTTTGGCCGCAAGCAATCCAGTGATGACGCCCGTTTTAATGATGTGCATGAAGCGGTGGCCGAAGTTGCCGGACAGGTGCAGACCAACGCCGATAGCGTGGAGCAGCGCTTTACCCAGCTTGAGCAGCGCCAGCAGCAGGACATTGCCACGCTGACGCAAAAGTTGAGCGCCAGTGAGCAGCAGTTAACCGACCTCAAAGCGACGCTGGACGGCACCGAAAGCTTGTCACAGACGCGCCGCCCGGCGGCGACAGGTGGCGACGGTGAAGCCACGCTGCTGACCAACTGCTAA
- a CDS encoding phage major capsid protein, P2 family: MRKETRFKFNAYLTQLAAINGVEVETLSKKFSVEPSVTQSLMDVVQESSDFLTRINIVPVAELTGEKIGLGVSGSVASTTDTSNGDERETADLLSLEARQYKCEQMNFDFHIRYNTLDLWARFQDFQLRLRNAIAKRQSLDYIMAGWHGVKRAATSDRAKYPLLQDVAVGWLQKYRNESAKRVMSKVVGEDGAVISEKIRVGENGDYVSLDALVMDATNIMIDEWHQEDPDLVVICGRQLLSDKYFPLVNKQQENSEILAADVIISQKRIGNLPAVRVPYFPANALMITRLDNLSIYYMDDSHRRHIEEVAKRDRIENYESIKQDYVVEDYGCGCVIENIQLGKFPKPPEAEKAAEPAASGTETSTDNTGV, encoded by the coding sequence ATGCGTAAAGAGACTCGTTTTAAATTTAATGCCTACCTGACCCAGCTTGCCGCCATTAATGGTGTTGAGGTGGAAACGCTGAGTAAGAAATTCAGCGTTGAACCGTCCGTCACGCAGTCGCTGATGGACGTGGTGCAGGAATCCAGCGACTTCCTGACCCGTATCAACATCGTGCCGGTTGCCGAGTTGACCGGGGAAAAAATCGGCCTCGGCGTATCCGGGTCGGTTGCCAGTACCACGGATACCTCAAACGGCGACGAGCGTGAAACCGCTGACTTGCTGAGTCTGGAGGCGCGCCAGTACAAGTGCGAACAAATGAACTTTGATTTCCATATCCGTTACAACACCCTCGACCTGTGGGCGCGTTTTCAGGACTTCCAGTTGCGTTTACGTAACGCCATCGCCAAACGTCAATCGCTGGATTACATCATGGCAGGCTGGCACGGCGTGAAGCGTGCGGCGACCTCTGACCGCGCTAAATATCCGCTATTGCAGGATGTGGCGGTAGGTTGGTTACAGAAATACCGCAACGAATCCGCCAAACGCGTGATGAGCAAAGTCGTAGGTGAAGACGGCGCGGTGATTTCCGAGAAAATCCGCGTCGGTGAGAACGGCGATTATGTCAGCCTTGACGCATTGGTGATGGATGCGACCAACATCATGATTGACGAATGGCATCAGGAAGACCCTGACTTGGTGGTGATTTGCGGTCGCCAGTTGCTGTCTGACAAATATTTCCCACTGGTCAACAAGCAGCAGGAAAACAGCGAAATACTGGCCGCTGACGTCATCATCAGCCAGAAGCGTATCGGCAATTTACCTGCCGTGCGCGTGCCATACTTCCCGGCCAATGCCCTGATGATCACCCGTCTGGATAACCTGTCTATCTACTACATGGACGACAGCCACCGCCGCCACATTGAAGAGGTTGCTAAGCGTGACCGTATCGAAAACTACGAATCCATCAAACAGGATTATGTCGTGGAAGATTACGGCTGTGGCTGCGTGATCGAAAACATCCAGCTCGGTAAGTTCCCGAAACCACCTGAAGCGGAAAAAGCCGCAGAGCCTGCCGCGTCAGGTACTGAAACCTCAACCGACAACACCGGAGTCTAA
- a CDS encoding terminase endonuclease subunit, whose protein sequence is MLSPAQRHMMRVSAAEASQRENDPLRQATGYEQMLFRLAADKRTLKQVRSIERKAEMKSGLLPSYAPWVAGVLANGRGAQDAVLMTVMVWKLDAGDVPGALEIARYALQHKLVMPEGYTRPTPYLLAEEVADAATRAHTAGQAVNIDLLIDTLTLTDAEDMPDQVRAKLHKIIGLILRSGKPEHALFHLKRAFQLDSRSGVKKDIERLETALRKAAASR, encoded by the coding sequence ATGTTAAGCCCCGCCCAGCGTCACATGATGCGGGTGTCGGCTGCTGAGGCGTCGCAACGGGAGAATGATCCGCTGCGACAGGCCACCGGGTACGAGCAAATGCTGTTCCGGCTTGCGGCTGACAAACGCACGTTAAAACAGGTGCGCTCCATCGAGCGTAAAGCCGAAATGAAAAGCGGGCTGTTGCCCAGCTATGCGCCGTGGGTCGCGGGTGTGCTGGCAAATGGTCGCGGCGCACAGGATGCGGTATTGATGACGGTCATGGTGTGGAAGCTCGATGCCGGGGACGTTCCCGGCGCGCTGGAGATTGCCCGTTATGCGCTCCAACACAAGCTGGTGATGCCAGAGGGCTACACCCGTCCGACGCCGTACCTGTTAGCTGAGGAAGTCGCCGACGCCGCGACCCGCGCCCATACCGCTGGGCAGGCGGTCAATATTGATCTTCTCATTGATACGCTGACGCTCACCGACGCCGAAGACATGCCCGATCAGGTGCGCGCCAAGCTACACAAAATCATCGGCCTGATCTTGCGTAGCGGCAAGCCGGAGCACGCCCTGTTTCACCTGAAACGCGCCTTTCAGCTTGATAGCCGAAGCGGTGTAAAAAAAGACATAGAGCGGCTGGAAACTGCGCTGCGCAAAGCAGCGGCCAGCCGTTAA
- a CDS encoding head completion/stabilization protein, whose amino-acid sequence MTTMIFPAKAELRPDAVVIPVPVQQDAVIKNTFFWPDVEPGTLRILMRLENTVTPERLRHAALTAIAEVNAELFEYRKAQWAAGFTTLAEVPAEQLDGQSEKHHHYLRAVSAITTATLYERYRGYDASAKGDRKADALDGTIDELWRDARWAISQLQDAPRCIIGHI is encoded by the coding sequence ATGACGACAATGATTTTCCCCGCGAAAGCGGAGTTGCGCCCGGATGCGGTGGTTATCCCCGTGCCTGTGCAACAGGATGCCGTAATCAAAAACACCTTCTTCTGGCCGGACGTGGAGCCGGGAACGCTGCGCATACTGATGCGACTGGAGAACACCGTCACGCCAGAGCGTCTGCGCCATGCGGCGTTAACCGCGATTGCCGAGGTGAACGCCGAGTTGTTCGAGTACCGAAAGGCGCAATGGGCGGCAGGGTTTACCACGCTGGCCGAGGTTCCCGCCGAGCAGCTCGACGGCCAGAGCGAAAAACATCATCACTACCTGCGTGCGGTCAGCGCCATTACCACGGCCACGTTATACGAGCGTTACCGAGGCTATGACGCCAGCGCCAAAGGCGACCGCAAGGCCGACGCGCTCGACGGCACGATTGATGAACTCTGGCGCGATGCGCGCTGGGCTATCAGTCAGTTGCAGGATGCGCCCCGCTGCATCATCGGGCATATCTGA
- a CDS encoding tail protein X: MNVIAQQGDTLDALCYRHYGRTQGAVESVLGANPGLAEFGAMLPHGTPVTLPDIAAASVAETVSLWD; this comes from the coding sequence ATGAACGTTATCGCACAGCAGGGTGACACGCTGGACGCCCTGTGTTATCGCCACTACGGACGCACACAGGGCGCGGTTGAGTCAGTGTTAGGCGCTAATCCGGGGTTGGCTGAATTCGGGGCGATGTTGCCCCACGGCACCCCGGTAACGCTGCCAGATATTGCTGCCGCCTCTGTCGCAGAAACGGTGAGTTTATGGGATTGA
- a CDS encoding HP1 family phage holin, producing the protein MGLNMERITSFIAYWISVALAFFGAMTPQDFAAYFGALGVVFTVGVNWYYRRKSYQLLKTIDSPREVIHEITR; encoded by the coding sequence ATGGGATTGAATATGGAAAGAATCACGTCATTTATCGCGTACTGGATAAGCGTGGCGCTGGCCTTTTTCGGGGCGATGACGCCGCAGGATTTCGCGGCCTATTTCGGGGCGCTGGGGGTGGTTTTCACCGTCGGTGTTAACTGGTACTACCGCCGCAAGAGCTACCAGCTATTGAAAACTATCGACAGTCCCCGCGAGGTTATCCATGAAATCACTCGTTAA
- a CDS encoding lysozyme — protein sequence MKSLVKRCVIATVLALAALVPDFSLLKTSPQGLALIADLEGCRLSPYQCSANVWTNGIGHTAGVVPGKTITEREAAVNLVADVLRVEKALARCVAVNMPQAVYDAIVSFAFNVGVGAACRSTLAFFINKGQWRNACDQLLRWVYVNGEVSRGIETRRQRERAVCLKGAT from the coding sequence ATGAAATCACTCGTTAAACGCTGCGTTATTGCCACGGTATTAGCACTGGCCGCGTTAGTGCCGGATTTTTCCTTGCTGAAAACGTCACCGCAGGGGCTGGCGCTGATTGCTGACCTTGAGGGATGCCGATTAAGTCCGTACCAGTGCAGCGCGAACGTGTGGACAAACGGGATCGGACACACCGCAGGCGTGGTGCCGGGGAAAACCATCACCGAGCGTGAAGCGGCGGTCAATCTGGTGGCCGATGTGTTACGGGTAGAAAAGGCGCTGGCGCGTTGTGTGGCCGTGAATATGCCGCAGGCCGTCTATGACGCCATCGTGAGCTTTGCGTTTAATGTCGGTGTCGGTGCGGCGTGCCGCTCTACACTGGCGTTTTTTATCAACAAAGGCCAGTGGCGCAACGCCTGTGATCAGCTCTTGCGCTGGGTGTATGTCAACGGCGAGGTATCACGCGGTATTGAAACCCGTCGCCAGCGTGAACGTGCCGTCTGTCTTAAGGGGGCAACATGA
- the lysB gene encoding Rz-like lysis system protein LysB (The gene for this Rz-like phage lysis system protein may overlap extensively with the gene for the other spanin subunit, the Rz1-like protein in the outer membrane.) — MSTLTRVILVVAALFIVLLFVTKRQLSDAKKLINEQSETLVKQSLELLVRDGVIDALQSSAIRNEQAQAELRKKLSQAGQLAASRDKKITRLLNENADLRRWYGTALPDDIKRLHRRPTFGNPDAYLRWLSESGELPDTGQQPGNQR, encoded by the coding sequence ATGAGCACATTGACCCGCGTAATCCTTGTTGTTGCTGCGCTGTTTATCGTGCTGCTGTTCGTGACTAAGCGGCAACTGTCTGACGCGAAAAAATTGATTAACGAACAGAGCGAAACGCTGGTTAAGCAGTCGCTTGAACTGCTGGTCAGGGATGGAGTGATCGACGCGTTGCAGTCCAGCGCGATACGCAACGAACAGGCACAGGCGGAACTCCGCAAGAAACTGTCACAGGCCGGGCAACTGGCCGCGTCCCGCGATAAAAAAATCACGAGGTTACTCAATGAGAATGCCGATCTGCGCCGCTGGTACGGCACTGCTTTGCCTGACGATATTAAGCGGCTGCACCGCCGCCCCACCTTTGGCAACCCCGACGCTTATTTACGTTGGCTGTCCGAAAGTGGAGAGCTGCCCGATACCGGGCAGCAGCCCGGAAACCAACGGTGA